DNA sequence from the Cellulophaga sp. HaHaR_3_176 genome:
ATCAACCTTTTAAAACCACCATCTCCATATTGCGACCAAAACCTCGTTAAATAATCATATCTCATTTGATCAACTACAATACCAACTACTAATTTTGGACTTGTAAATGGTGCTGTAGCAACAGCTGATTCTTGAGATTTGTTTTTAGATTTTCTTTGTGCACTTAATGAAAGTCCACTCAAACAAATTAATGCCGATAGTAAAAAAGCAGCATGTTTATTTTTAGTCATGAAATTGAATTTTATAAAACAAAATTAATTAAATATATATCGTTTAAAAGAATTTAAAGTTAAATCAATTTAAAAATTAAGTCATATTTCAAAGCTTATGTATATAACAATTTTCTTTTCTTATAATAACAAGTCTCAAACAATATAATATTATTATTTTTACATGAACTAGATTATTTTAATTAATGAATTACCTAGCATCTATTGGCAGCTATTTTATTATGATTCGGGAGGTTTTTAAAAAACCTACCAAATGGAGAATAATGAAAACTCTTATTTTGAAAGAGATTGACGAACTTATATTCGGTTCTCTTGGCATAATCATATTTATTTCCTTTTTTATCGGAGGTGTTGTTTCTATACAAACAGCTTTAAATATGACGAACCCATTAATACCTCGAAATCTTATTGGGTTTGCTACTAGACAATCTGTTATTTTAGAATTTGCCCCAACATTTACTTCTATTATTATGGCGGGGAAAGTTGGCTCGTATATTACTTCTAGTATTGGTACTATGCGAGTAACTGAGCAAATTGATGCCTTAGAAGTTATGGGCGTAAACTCTTTAAATTATTTAGTTTTC
Encoded proteins:
- a CDS encoding ABC transporter permease, which produces MNYLASIGSYFIMIREVFKKPTKWRIMKTLILKEIDELIFGSLGIIIFISFFIGGVVSIQTALNMTNPLIPRNLIGFATRQSVILEFAPTFTSIIMAGKVGSYITSSIGTMRVTEQIDALEVMGVNSLNYLVFPKIIALLLYPFAIAIAMYVGIFGGWIAGVFGGFSTSADFVEGIQLDFIPFHVTYSFIKTIIFAFIIATIPSFHGYYMKGGALEVGKASTTSFVWTSVVIIIVNYILTQLLLG